In Podospora pseudopauciseta strain CBS 411.78 chromosome 2 map unlocalized CBS411.78m_2, whole genome shotgun sequence, the genomic stretch CTCAGTTGCGCCGGTGGAGGGTGACATTTTTGCCGGGGTGAACGGGTTCAAGGCAACGCTGTATCACAGCTTGTGTGGCCATATTGGACAGGAGGGCATCGACCAACAAGAATGGGAGGAAGCTCGGTGGCAGCCTCAGGACCGCTGCCCTGAGTTGTTGCCGCTGGCctgggtggaggagcagcgtgaagagggcgagggttTCGAAGCTGGAACGGAAAGAATCCTCATGGCTGTCAAGCACAGGACCAAGCCGTTCTGGGGTGTGCAATATCATCCCGAGTCGGTGTGcacagaagaggagggcaaCAAGATCATTGTTAACTGGTTCGAGGAAGCGCTCGGGTGGAATCAAAAACACAAGAGGACGACCCTGGTGGATGGACACAACCTGGCAGAGGCTGCCATCAAGCCGAGCCTGCTCTCTCAGCTCACACCGTCAGGAGAGCCTAGGGCTTCGGGGCAGTGGTGGGAGAAGTTTGAGTCTGACCCAGTTTTGCGCTCTGTCTCGGTGCCCTTGCCTCGCGGCATTCCGGTCCCGGATATCGTAGAGGCAGTTGATCCCGATGCCTCTGAGCGGATCATCCTGGACTCGGCCAACGCGGCACCTGCCAAATCGAATGCTGATGTCCGCGGCAGATACAGTATTATTGCGGCTGGTCTGGACGAAGCCCTGCGTCTTGAATACCACGCCGGCGATGACtatgccaccaccaagctcaaggctgtTGGGGGAATGTCAGTCAACTTGTCACAGCAGGTTCCGATTGCCAGATATGGCAGCATCTGGGCTCTGATTGCAGCCTTCCAAGACGCAAGACATATCGACGTCGAAGGGCCCGAGACGACCCCTTTTCTGGGAGGTTTTATGGGATACGTTACCTACGAGCAGGGGCTCATGGACATTGGCATCAATCTCGACCATCCTCGCCCCCACCATCGACCAGACGTCTGCCTGAGCTGGATCACCAAGAGCATCGTCATTGACCACCTCGCCGGCGTCGTCCACGTGCAACACCTCCGCTCTAGCGGCTCAGAGGAAGACACCTGGCTAGAGAAAACAACCGGCAaactcctcaccctccaaaacACCCAACGCCGACCGTCCTTCAACTccaaaaaagacaacactcaactcccccaaacccccaccaaACGCCGCCCATCCCGcagcaccacctccatccaaACCCCCTTGACAAAAGAGTACGAGGACAAGGTCCGGCTCTGCCAAGAACACATCGCCGCGGGGGAGTCGTATGAACTCTGCCTGACAGACCAAACAACCATCACCCGTCCCCTCAGCGATGTCCAACCACCCCTATCACCTAcacaacccaaacacccccgcctctcctcttcccccgcCACCCGGCCCAACTCCTGGTCCTTGTTCAAACACCTCCGCACCCGCCAACCCGCCCCCTTCGCGTCCtacctccgcctccacccGGCAACCCTcgtctccgcctcccccgagCGTTTCCTAACCTACGACCGTCAAGGGAAATGTTCCATGCGTCCGATGAAAGGCACAGTCCGCAAGTCGGACATTtgctccaccctctcccaagcAGAGAACATCCTCCACGTCCCCAAAGAGGAGGCGGAAAACCTCATGATTGTTGATTTAGTTCGTCACGACTTGCACTCCATCTGCGGAGCGGGGAATGTGACTGTGCGGGATCTGCTAAAGGTGGAGGAGTATCAATCTGTGTTCCAGATGATCACGGTTGTTGAAGGGCAGTTGCCTAGACAGGGGGGGTATGGTGGGTTGGATGCGCTGGCGAGGGCGCTGCCGCCGGGGAGTATGACGGGGGcgccgaagaggaggagttgtGAGATACTcaggggggtggaaggggggagggagagggggttgtatTCGGGGGTTGTGGGGTATCATTGTGTTAGCGGACGGGGGGATTGGAGTGTTACGATCAGGAGTTTGTTTaggtgggatgatgaggtggggagggaggggggagaggaggaggtttggaggATTGGGGCCGGGGGTGCGGTTACGATACTGAGCacggaggtgggggagagggaggagatgtttACCAAGTTGGCGGGGCCGTTGAgggtttttggggaggtttgTTAAGGGGGTGGTAGGTTGAAGGATGGGATAGATGTGCAAATGCAGAGCACACTCAACGTGTGTCTGGTGGTTTGGCAGGTTTCGGGAAAAACAGGGCATCTGGTTTTCAACATGGGCATGTCGGCGCGGGCGTTTTCATTTCTTTTTGTAGTATTATCCAATGATGTATATGGTAGACTCAACGATGCAAAACTTTGAAGGTAAGGAAGCAATGCTTTAACGCACTGTTTCGGTGTGGTGTGCGGGCAGAGAGGATAGATATGGTCAGAGATACACAACCTCTAAACGGCTTTTATCAACCACCATTGCTTCCTTTTTAGAGCTCACGCCTTTGAGAGTCAAGTGGATTGGTCTTACTGTTGACATTTTGTTCCAGCTATAATCCGTCAACCTAGTAGTCTACACTGTCACAACCTGACCTTGCGAACCCAACATTCGGCTCTGGTCCACAGCCGGCTTTTTTCTTGCACAAGAGGTATGCGCCCGACTTGTGTCGAAGTGCTGGTTGGCCTAGCTCGTTTGCGGGTATGTAGCTGAATACACCGAGTGCCCACTCCATTTTCGACGGATCAATCGTTGGCATCAGCTTGGTAACAACATGACCGATGTTCTGGTAAAACTACAGCTAACAGCATGTGAGGACGAGGTCGTACGAGGTAGCACCTGAGCCCATAACACAAATATGTTTTCGTAGTTTCATGGGAAGTATGAGAAGCTGGACTTGCAATCCGCGGCTTGTCATTGCCATGTCCAGTCCTTCCGTTGACCAGAGATAATCGTCGTGTGGGAAGCCACAGAGGTAGGCAATGGGCGAGTGCGGCATGGCATTGGAATTATGTAAGTCTGCCGCGCCACCGCACCAGTTCAAGACCGACGAGTCGCCGCTGGCCAGCATGATGGCCTCGACAAGGCGACAGAAGGCTCTGTCGCCTCCTTCACCGTACAAGGGCTGCCAGTTGCTGTCGTAAAACTTGATCGCAGTCGGCGCGAGCAGCTCTTGAACCGTCCACCCTCGCCGAAACCACTCGTCTTCGTAGATCTTCTCCAGCTTGACA encodes the following:
- a CDS encoding uncharacterized protein (MEROPS:MER0045095; EggNog:ENOG503NU85; COG:J); amino-acid sequence: MQPRQQQLPRKRILFLDAYDSFSNNITSLLQTLLDVEVSVLHIDSPSLFPLGIDSTPDEEAKSRFVKELARYDAVVCGPGPGNPGNQRDVGVMRFIWELEEGNVLPVLGICLGFQSLVNSCQGGQVKRLRRGLHGMVRTIIHRMDSVAPVEGDIFAGVNGFKATLYHSLCGHIGQEGIDQQEWEEARWQPQDRCPELLPLAWVEEQREEGEGFEAGTERILMAVKHRTKPFWGVQYHPESVCTEEEGNKIIVNWFEEALGWNQKHKRTTLVDGHNLAEAAIKPSLLSQLTPSGEPRASGQWWEKFESDPVLRSVSVPLPRGIPVPDIVEAVDPDASERIILDSANAAPAKSNADVRGRYSIIAAGLDEALRLEYHAGDDYATTKLKAVGGMSVNLSQQVPIARYGSIWALIAAFQDARHIDVEGPETTPFLGGFMGYVTYEQGLMDIGINLDHPRPHHRPDVCLSWITKSIVIDHLAGVVHVQHLRSSGSEEDTWLEKTTGKLLTLQNTQRRPSFNSKKDNTQLPQTPTKRRPSRSTTSIQTPLTKEYEDKVRLCQEHIAAGESYELCLTDQTTITRPLSDVQPPLSPTQPKHPRLSSSPATRPNSWSLFKHLRTRQPAPFASYLRLHPATLVSASPERFLTYDRQGKCSMRPMKGTVRKSDICSTLSQAENILHVPKEEAENLMIVDLVRHDLHSICGAGNVTVRDLLKVEEYQSVFQMITVVEGQLPRQGGYGGLDALARALPPGSMTGAPKRRSCEILRGVEGGRERGLYSGVVGYHCVSGRGDWSVTIRSLFRWDDEVGREGGEEEVWRIGAGGAVTILSTEVGEREEMFTKLAGPLRVFGEVC